CCTCCTTTCATACGTGGTTGATTAGCAATGATTCCAACCGATTTCCCATTTATTCTTGCTAATCCGGTAATTAATTCCGGTGCAAATTTCTTTTTAATTTCACAAAAAACTATCCTCATCAATAATTTGTTTAATCAAATCATACATATTAAAAGCGGCATTTTGATTTTCCGGGATTAAATCAGTGATGGATTGCTCAAAAGTTTTAGCTTCTTTTGGTTCTGCCTCCCTTGCTCTTTCCCTGAAACTAGCTGGAAAGTAGCTTAAATAATTGCGTGCATATTCAATGGCTTTTTTTCCGATTTTACTAAAACATCACCTACACCAGATACAGAAGCATGCATCTTAGCTCCACCCATTTCTTCAAGACTCACATCTTCTCCAATCACTTTTTCTGCCATTCGAGGTGAACCCAAATACATGGAAGCATTTCCATCAACCATAACGACAATGTCACAAAATGCCGGAATGTATGCGCCACCTGCAGCAGATGGTCCGAATAATAGACAGACTTGAGGTACGTCCAGATAATTTAATCTGGTTATGAAAAATTCGCCCTGCGCCCGGCGACCTGGGAACATTTCGATTTGATCTGTAATCCTTGCTCCAGCTGAATCAACTAAATATAACATTGGAATTTCTAATTTTTCAGCTGTTTCTTGGATACGGATAATTTCTCTACGTTCTTTTCCCAGGATCCGGCTTTTACAGTAGAGTCGTTTGCCATTACACAAACATCTTGACCATTCACTTTTCCAATCCCTGTGACTACGCCATCAGATGGAAGCGAATCATCCATATTATTTGCAAACAGAGCATCCTCTATATCAACACCTTGATCAAATAATAATTCCAATCGCTTACGAACAAAGCGCTTTCCCTTTTCATCATTTTTTTGGTGGTATTTTTCGTGTCCTCCTTTTTTTATTTTTTCTTTTCTATTTTCCAGATCATCGACTTCAGACATTATGTATCCTCTCCTTAATTTCCTTTAAATTGCGGCTTTCTCTTTCTTTTAAAAAGCAGCCAACCCTTCTAATCTGTCATTTGTGGGGATGGTTTGCTTATAGCTTAAATGCTCTAATGTTAAAGCAGTTGATACATCCGTTTGCATGCCCCTGTCAATTGCTAATTTAGCTTGACGCAATGCTAACGGGCCGTTCATTGCAATTGTTTTTGCTAGTTGAATGGTTTCATCTAATAAGTCATCCGCTTGGACAACTTGTTCCACTAATCCAATTTTAATGCTTCATCAGCTTGCAGAGGTTTCGCCGTATAAATTAAACGCTTTGCCTGCCCGATACCAATTAAACGAGACGCTGCGTGCACCTGCTCCTGGTATAATCGCCAAAGATGTTTCAGTTAATCCCATTTTTACATGTTTCGCGGCTATTCGAAGATCACAAGCTAAAGCTAATTCAAGCCCGCGCCAAAAGCCACACCGTTAAGTGCGGCAATTACGGGCATACGCATCTTTTCAATAGCGGAAATCGTACTACCTATATACTGTACAGCTTCTATTACCTGATCATCTGACATGCCTTTACGCTCTTTTAAATCTGCACCAGCACTGAATGCTTTTTCATGAGCCCCGATAATAATGGAGCAATAAACGGATGTATCCCGATCTACCTTATTAACGGTTTGATGAAGTTCATTGAGTAAAGCTGTTGACATAGCGTTTGCAGCTTCCGGTCTATTCAATGTTATGATTGCAATATGGTTCTCGACTATCTTTAAATCTACTAACCCATTATTTATATTAAACCTCCTCCCAATCTATAAAGACGATTAAATTAGTCACTTATAATAGCGATACTATCGTCCTCATTGACAAAGTCGCCTTCAGCTACTTTTATTTCCTTAACTGTTCCTGGACCTTCTGCAGCAATTGGAATTTCCATTTTCATGGACTCTAAAATAACAATATCCTGATCTTCTTCTACATTATCTCCTTCTTCCACCATAATTTTCCATACATTTCCTGCCATACTTGCTTTAATTTCCTCCATTAATAATTCCTCCTATTTTGTTTTCACTAATGGTAAATAGTAATCTTGTACAAACGATGTGGTTGTCTTTCCCGCTTTAAATTGCGGAGAATCTGCAATCTTTAAAACATTGGTATATTTGTTTTAATTCCCTTAATTTGATAGTTCGTCAGCGCATCCTTAAACCTTAAATCGCTTCCTCTCTAGTTGCACCTTTAACAATTAACTTACCAATCATCGGATCGTAAAAAGGTGTAATTTCATCATTGTTGCTTACAGCTGTTTCGTTACGTATAGAATCGTTTGATGGGATATTTACTTCTGTTATTTTCCTGGAGAAGGAAGAAATGTAATCGGATCCTCCGCGTAAATACGTGCCTCTATCGCATGACCATTCATCGCTAATTCATC
This region of Virgibacillus sp. NKC19-3 genomic DNA includes:
- a CDS encoding acetyl-CoA carboxylase biotin carboxyl carrier protein subunit; protein product: MEEIKASMAGNVWKIMVEEGDNVEEDQDIVILESMKMEIPIAAEGPGTVKEIKVAEGDFVNEDDSIAIISD